A portion of the Jaculus jaculus isolate mJacJac1 chromosome 5, mJacJac1.mat.Y.cur, whole genome shotgun sequence genome contains these proteins:
- the LOC123460905 gene encoding non-histone chromosomal protein HMG-17-like: MTGLQNQKGGDSKGDKSELQRRPTRLSAKLVPLKPEPKPKKTPAKKGEKVPKGKKGKADAGKEGNNPAGNRDAKTNQAQKARGAGDPK, encoded by the exons ATGACAGGATTACAGAATCAG AAAGGCGGGGACTCTAAAGGAGACAAATCTGAACTACAAAGAAGACCCACAAGGTTGTCTGCTAAACTTGTTCCTCTAAAGCCAGAGCCCAAGCCTAAAAAGACCCCagcaaagaagggagagaaggtacccaaagggaaaaagggaaaagCTGATGCTGGCAAGGAGGGGAATAACCCTGCAGGAAACAGAGATGCCAAAAcaaaccaggcacagaaagccagaggTGCTGGAGATCCCAAGTGA